In a single window of the Papaver somniferum cultivar HN1 chromosome 8, ASM357369v1, whole genome shotgun sequence genome:
- the LOC113306818 gene encoding protein ELC-like, giving the protein MVPHQSTQQFLSTVLSQRGPSALQYTEDSKWLIRQHLVSLIESYPSLQPKTAVFNHTDGRTVNLLQAQGTIPMIYMNVTYNIPIVIWLMETYPRHPPCIYVNPTRDMIIKRPHAYVNPSGLVSTPLLQSWIYPSSTLCDVIKELSGLFGLDPPLFTLQQQNPNTESMRIQSRPATPPRGAYDQSPYGVSPSQNMNHRTDDPVEIYKKNAINKLLESLHGDIATLRKNRQVEMEGLFNAQGMLRQREEQLSKGVREMQQEKEGLEQQLQMVLMNTDVLEGWVKENQVKVKINKGNLNVDQVFEPVDALSKQMLDCTAADLAIEDVIYSLDKVFQEGSMAFDQYLKNVRALSREQFFHRATASKVRAAQMQAQVANMASRASHSQYAM; this is encoded by the coding sequence ATGGTTCCGCATCAATCAACTCAACAATTCCTATCCACCGTCTTATCCCAACGAGGTCCATCAGCTTTACAATACACAGAAGATTCAAAATGGTTAATCCGTCAACACCTGGTATCCTTGATCGAATCATATCCATCTCTACAACCCAAAACAGCAGTATTTAATCATACAGATGGTAGAACAGTGAATCTGTTACAAGCACAAGGTACAATTCCAATGATTTATATGAATGTTACTTACAATATACCTATTGTGATTTGGTTAATGGAAACTTATCCTCGTCATCCACCTTGTATTTATGTTAATCCTACTCGTGATATGATCATTAAAAGACCTCATGCTTATGTTAATCCCTCCGGTTTGGTGTCCACGCCCCTGTTACAGTCTTGGATTTACCCTAGTTCTACTCTTTGTGATGTCATTAAAGAACTTAGTGGGCTTTTTGGTCTTGATCCACCGTTGTTTACTCTCCAACAACAAAACCCTAATACTGAGAGTATGAGGATTCAATCCAGACCTGCAACTCCACCTAGGGGGGCTTATGATCAATCGCCTTATGGAGTCTCCCCTTCTCAGAATATGAATCATCGGACTGATGATCCAGTTGAGATTTATAAGAAGAATGCTATTAATAAGTTGTTGGAGAGTCTACATGGAGATATAGCCACATTGAGGAAAAACAGACAAGTTGAGATGGAAGGACTGTTTAATGCACAAGGTATGTTGAGACAGAGAGAGGAACAGTTATCAAAAGGGGTGAGAGAAATGCAACAAGAGAAAGAAGGATTAGAACAACAGTTACAAATGGTTTTAATGAATACTGATGTTTTGGAGGGTTGGGTAAAAGAGAATCAAGTCAAAGTGAAAATCAATAAAGGGAATTTGAATGTTGATCAAGTTTTTGAACCTGTTGATgctctatcgaaacaaatgcttgaTTGCACAGCAGCAGATTTAGCTATTGAAGATGTGATTTACTCATTGGATAAGGTTTTTCAAGAAGGGTCTATGGCATTTGATCAGTATCTGAAGAATGTTAGAGCTTTATCTCGTGAGCAATTCTTTCATCGTGCTACAGCTTCTAAGGTTAGAGCTGCACAGATGCAAGCTCAGGTTGCTAACATGGCATCTAGAGCATCACATTCACAATATGCTATGTGA
- the LOC113306819 gene encoding ribosome biogenesis protein bms1-like encodes MGSGNRRRIQFVECPNNMNGMTDAAKYADAVMLLIDTKYGFAAKYGFEMETFEFLNLLQVHGTPKVMGVLTYLDKLKDENRRETTKMRLMQKFREQNYIRSLFHLVGEGSISDFSKSICTRLP; translated from the exons ATGGGATCAG GTAACCGTAGACGGATACAGTTTGTGGAGTGTCCCAATAATATGAATGGCATGACTGATGCTGCAAAGTATGCAGACGCAGTGATGTTGCTCATTGACACAAAATATGGGTTTGCTGCAAAATATGGGTTTGAAATG GAAACATTCGAGTTCCTTAACCTCTTACAAGTTCATGGCACACCAAAGGTCATGGGAGTGCTTACATATCTTGATAAGCTAAAAGATGAAAACAGACGTGAAACAACCAAAATGCGCCTCATGCAAAAATTCAGAGAACAAAACTATATCCGATCATTGTTTCATTTGGTTGGAGAAG GCAGCATTTCGGATTTTAGCAAAAGTATATGTACTCGATTACCATGA